The Streptomyces rimosus genomic interval CCGAGCCGAGCAGGGCCCCCACGCTCCACATGCCGTGCAGCCCCGACATGATCGGTTTGCCGAGCCGGTTCTCGGTCTCCACCCCCAGCGCGTTCATCGCCACGTCCGCCGTGCCGGAAGTCGCGCCGTATACGAGGAGGGCGCCGCACAGTCCGTACAGGTTGGGGGAGAGGGCGGGCAGGGCGAGGGAGAGCGTCCACAGGGCGAGCAGCAGGCGCAGTGCGGTGCGGGCGCCGAGATGGTGGCTGATCCGGCCGGCCAGGGGCATCGCGAGGAACGCGCCGATCGCCGGGAAGGCGAGGGCCAGGCCCAGCTGGCCCGCGCCGATCCCGGCATGGTCCTGAATCCAGGGCACGCGGGTGGCGAAGCTGCCGGCCACCGAGCCGTGGACGAGGAAGACCACGGCCACGGACCAGCGGGCGCGGCGCAGCCGGGCCGGGGTGAAGCGCTGTCCGGAGGCCGGTTCGGGGGGTGGGGCGGCCGCGGAAGCCGCGTCGGGAACGCCGGTGCCATCCATGCGCGTTAAATTATCAGGAACCCTGCCTGATAAAAAGAAGATTTCTCCGGCGCACCGCGCCGCGGCCCGTCCGGAGAGGTCTGGAAGGATCCGGTCATGGACGAGACGCGCGGAACCGCTCCCGGTCGCCCCACCGCACCGGCCGCCGCACGCGCCACCCCGCGCACCGCCTCACCGAGCACCGCACGGGCGATCAACGACCGGCTGGCCCTCCAACTCCTCCAGAACGAGGGCCCGTTGACCGCCGGGGAGCTGAAGACCGGTACCGGCCTGTCCCGGCCGACCGTCGCCGACCTCGTCGAGCGCCTCCAGGCCGCCGGACTGATCGCGGTGGTCGGCGAGTCCGGCGCGCGGCGGCGCGGACCCAACGCCCGGCTGTACGGGATCGTCGCCGACCGGGCCCACCTGGCCGCCGTGGACCTGCGTACGGACAGTGCCACGATCGCGGTCGCCGACCTGCTCGGCCGGGTGCAGGCCGAGACCGCCGTCCCGGTCGGCCCGGACACGGACCCCGCGCAGGCGGCGGCGAACGGCGTCGCCGCCCTGGAGAAACTGCTCGGCGCGGCCGGGGCGGCCCGGCCGCACGCCGTCGCCGTCGGCGCGCCCGGCCTGGTGGACCCGGCCACCGGGCGCTTCCGCGGCACCGAGGGGGTGCCCGCCTGGCACGCCGCGCTCGTCACGGCGCTCGGCGCCCTGCCCGCCGCGCCCGTCCTGCTGGAGAACGAGGTCAACCTCGCCGCCATCGCGGAACAGCGTGACGGCTCCGCGCGCGGCCGTGACACCTTCGTCCTGCTCTGGCTCGGCCACGGCACCGGCGCCGCCGTCGTCCTGGACGGCAGGCTGCGGCGCGGTGCCTCGGGCGGCACGGGCGAGATCGGCTTCCTGCCCGTACCGGGCACGGGCGGACTGCCCACCGCCGCGGGCTGCGACGGCGGCTTCCATTCGCTGGCGGGCTCGGCGGCGGTGTGCGAACTGGCCGCCGAGTACGGGATCGAGGCGGGTGACCCAGGCGGGTCCGACCCCGGCGCACCCCCCGCCGAGGCGCTGGTCCGCGCCGCCGTCCATGCGGGCGAGGCCGGGGCCGCCTTCCTGGACGCGCTGGCCGCCCGTATCGCCCTCGGGGTCGCGGCCGTCTGCGCCGTACTGGACCCCGGCTGCGTCGTCCTCGGCGGCGAGACCGGCCGTGCGGGCGGTGACGCGCTGGCCGAACGGGTCGCCGACCACCTCGCCCGGATGTCCCCGCTGCACACCGAGGTGCGCGCGGGGACGGTCGGTGGCCGGGCGGTGCTGCGCGGCGCGGTGCTCGCCGCGATGGACGCGGCGCAGGACGACCTCTTCGGGCCCGCGGGCTGAGCAACCGTCCGCTGCGCCGCCGGCCCCGCCTGCTGACCGGTCCCCGCCTACCGCCCCGCGGCCGCCTTCCCGGTCTTCCCGCCGCGCTCCGCCAGGAAGTCCCCGTACCCCACCGTCCCGTCCGCATGATCGAGCGCCAGGTTCTCGCCCCGCCGCAGGGCGCCGAACAGCCTGCCCGGCAGCCACAGCGGCAGGAGCAGGCGCCGCCGCCCGCCGGCCCGCAGGGTGTCCCGTACGAGGGCGTGGGCGCTGCGGACCTCCGGGCCGCCCATGTCCGGGACCCGGCCCGCCGGTTCGCCGCAGGCCAGTGCGGCCAGCCGGTCGGCGACCTCGCGTACATCCACCGGCTGGAGCCGGACACCGGCCGGCACCGGGACCACCGGCAGTCGCGCCCCGGCCTTGACCATCCGCAGCACCAGATCGTGGAACTGGGTGGTGCGCAGCACGGTCCAGCCCAGCCCGGAGTCCGCGATCAGCCGCTCCACGTCGCGTTTGGCGCGGTAGTAGCCCAGCGGTACGCGGTCCACGCCGACAATGGAGATATAGGCCAGATGCCGCACCCCGGCCGCCCGCGCCGCCTCGATGAGCCGCCCCGCGGCCTCGGTGTCGCCGGTCGGCGACGACGCGCAGTGGATCACGGTGTGCACGCCTGCCAGCGCCGGGGCCAGCCCCGAGCCGTCGCGCAGGTCCACCGCGTACGAACTGAGCCGGGGCCGCTCGGCGCCGGTGCGCGGACGACGGCTGAGGGAGCGCACGACATGGCCGTCGGCGAGCAGCCGTTCGACCACGGCGCGGCCGAGCGTGCCGGTGCCGCCGGTCACCAGAATCGTCGTCATCGCGATCAGTCCTCGCAGGTAGGGGAGGGGTGCCGGGCCGAGGCCGGGGAGGCCCGGCACCGTATCGACAGGGCGCCGGGCCGGAACGTGACACGCACGCCGCATCCTGTGAGGCACCCCACAGGCCGCCGCCCGCATGGCCGACGATCAGACGTGGCAGACTGAAGCCGTACTGAATTGACATACGCAGCGCACTCCGGGGTCGGTGAAAGTCCGAACCGGCGGTAACAGTCCGCGACCCGGCCGCCTCCAGCGGCCGGTTGAGCAGGTGGAATTCCTGCACCGACGGTTAAAGTCCGGATGGGAGGCAGTGCGCGGCGGGCGAGCAGCGGTATACCGCCGTCGGCGGCGGTCGTCCTCGTGTCCACGAGTGGCGGCCCCCTTTCCGGCACCGGTGTCCCCGTTGTTCCGTTCCCGTTTTCCTGTCCTTCGTGACAGCCCCGGAGTCCGTGCCTTCACAGGCAGGAGGACCCGGTGGCCACCTCAGCTCCCGCCGAGACCGCGGCGATGCGCCGAGCCATCCAGCTTGCCGCCCACGGCCTCGGGCACACCAGCCCCAATCCCGTCGTCGGCTGTGTCATCCTCGACGCCGCGGGGCACACCGTGGGGGAGGGCTGGCACGAGCGGGCCGGCGGTCCGCACGCCGAGGTCAACGCGCTGCGCGAGGCGGGCGACCGGGCCCGCGGCGGCACCGCCTTCGTCACCCTGGAACCCTGCAACCACACCGGCCGTACGGGACCGTGCGCGCAGGCCCTCATCGAGGCGGGCATCGCCCGGGTGCACTACGCCGTCCCGGACCCGACCCCCACCGCCACCGGCGGCTCCACCACCCTCGCCGAGGCCGGGATCGAGGTCGAGGGCGGGCTGCTCGCCGACGAGGCCGCGGCCGGCAACGAGGCGTGGCTGACCGCCGTACTGCGCCGCCGCCCGTTCGTCCTGTGGAAGTACGCCGCCACCCTCGACGGCCGGATCGCCGCCGCCGACGGCACCAGCCGCTGGATCAGCTCGGCCGAGTCCCGCGCCGATGTGCACCGGCTGCGGGCCCAGGCGGACGCCGTGATCGTCGGCTCCGGCACCGCGCGCGCCGACGACCCGCACCTGGGCGCCAGGATCGCGGGCCTGGCCGACGCCGAGGTCAGCCAGCCGCTGCGGGTCGTGATCGACACCGCCGCCGCCGTCGTCAAGCCCGGCGCCCGGGTCCTGGACGGCACCGCGCCCACCCTGATCGCGGTCGCCGAGGACGCCGACGCCGGCCACCTCGAAGGACTCGCCCCGATCGTCCGCCTGCCGCGTACCGCCGCCGGCACCGGACTGCACATTCCCGCCCTGCTCGACGCCCTGTACGCACGCGACGTGCGGTCCGTGCTCCTGGAAGGCGGTCCGACCCTGGCCGGTTCCTTCCTGGCCGCGCACGCCGTGGACAAGGTCGTCGGCTATCTCGCGCCCGTCCTGCTCGGCGCCGGTCCCGCCGCCCTCGGCGACGCCGGAATCGGCACGATCGACCAGGCGTTGCGCCTCGATGTGACCGCCACCGACCGGCTCGGCCCCGACCTGCGCATCACCGCCGTACCGGCCCGCCACGCCCTGAACGAGGAGAACTGACGTGTTCACCGGAATCGTCGAAGAACTGGGTGAGGTCGCTGCCGTCGAGCACCTCGGCGACAGCTCCCGGTTCACCCTGCGCGGCCCGCTCGTCACCCAGGACGCGAAGCACGGCGACTCGATCGCCGTCAACGGCGTCTGCCTGACCGTCGTGGACACCGGCGACGGCACCTTCACCGCCGATGTGATGGCCGAGACGCTCAACCGCTCCAGCCTCGGCGCCCTCGCCGCCGGCTCCCGCGTCAACCTCGAACGCCCGTTGGCGCTCGGCGGGCGGCTGGGCGGCCACCTCGTCCAGGGACACGTGGACGGCACCGGCACGATCGTCTCGCGGACGCCCGGCCAGCACTGGGAGATCGTGAAGATCGCGCTGCCCGCCCACCTCGCCCGCTACGTTGTGGAGAAAGGCTCCATCACCGTCGACGGCGTCAGCCTCACCGTCGTCGACGCGGCCGACGACCACTTCACCATCAGCCTGATCCCCACCACCCTCGCCCTGACCACCCTCGGCATCAAGCAGCCCGGCGACCCGGTCAACCTGGAGGTCGATGTGCTGGCGAAGTACGTGGAGCGGCTGCTGGGCCAGGGCCGGAGCACCGGGACGGCCGCCGCTGCCGTGGAAGAGAGCCTGCGGTGAACCTCCTCGACTGGCTCAACGGCCCGGCGTTCACCGCCTTCGGACAGCAGGTCATCTGGTCCGACATGGTCGGCAACAGCATCGGCCTGGCCGCCCTCGCCTTCGGCTGGCGGCGCTCCATATGGACCTGGCCCGCCCAGTTCCTGTCCGGTCTGATCCTCGTCTCCGCGTACGCCTACGCCCACCTCAGCGGCGGCGTCGGCAAGCAGCTGCTGGTCATCGGCGTGGCGCTGTGGGGCTGGCGGCAGTGGCAGCGCGGGCGGCGGCAGGCCCAGGACGGCTCCATCGCCGTCCGCTTCGCCACCTGGCGCGAACGGGCCCTGCTCGTCGCGGGCACCGCCGCCGGCACCGTCGCCGTCGGCTCGCTGTTCGCCCTCGTACCGCAGCTGTCCTGGAACCCCTGGCCCGACGCGTACATCTTCGTCGGCACCCTGGCGGCGATGGTCGCCCAGGCCCGCGGCCTGGTCGAGTTCTGGTTCGCCTGGCTGCTCGTCGACATCGTGGGCGTCCCCCTGGCCTTCAGCAGCGGCCTGGCCTTCTCCGGCCTGGTCTACGTCGTCTATCTCGGCCTCGTCCTGTGGGGCATGCGCGACTGGTGGCTGCGTTCCCGTACGAACCCGCAGCCCGTCCTGGAAGGAGCGGCGGCATGACCGCACTGCAGAGCTGGTACGACTCCGAGGACACGGCGGCGCGCGACGCGGCCCTGGCCCTGGACCCCATCGAGCAGGCCGTCGCGGACATCGCCGCGGGCCGCCCCGTCGTGGTCGTGGACGACGAGAGCCGGGAGAACGAGGGCGACCTCGTGGTGGCCGCCGAACGGGCCACCCCGGAAATCCTCGCCTTCATGATGAGCGAGTGCCGCGGCCTGATCTGCGCCCCCATGGACGGCGCCGAACTGGACCGCCTGGCGCTGCCGCAGATGGTCGAGCAGAACACCGAGTCGATGCGCACCGCGTTCACCGTCTCCGTCGACGCGAGCGCCGCGCACGGCGTCAGCACCGGCATCTCCGCCGCCGACCGCGCCACCACCCTGCGCCTGCTGGCCTCCGGCGAGGCCGCCCCCGCCGACTTCGTCCGGCCGGGCCACATCTTCCCGCTGCGCGCCCGCGACGGCGGCGTGCTGGAGCGCAACGGCCACACCGAGGCCGGCGTGGACCTCGCCCGGCTGGCCGGGCTGCGGCCCGCCGCTGCCATCGTCGAGATCGCCGGCGAGGACGGCACGATGCTGCGGCTGCCCGAGCTGGTGCCGTTCGCCCGCAAGCACGGCCTGTCGATCATCTCCATCGAGGACCTGATCGCCTACCGCAAGAGCTCCGAGCCGACCGTCCGCCGCGAGGCGACGACCCGGCTGCCCACCCGCTACGGCGAGTTCACCGCGTACGGCTACCGCTCCACCGT includes:
- a CDS encoding ROK family transcriptional regulator codes for the protein MDETRGTAPGRPTAPAAARATPRTASPSTARAINDRLALQLLQNEGPLTAGELKTGTGLSRPTVADLVERLQAAGLIAVVGESGARRRGPNARLYGIVADRAHLAAVDLRTDSATIAVADLLGRVQAETAVPVGPDTDPAQAAANGVAALEKLLGAAGAARPHAVAVGAPGLVDPATGRFRGTEGVPAWHAALVTALGALPAAPVLLENEVNLAAIAEQRDGSARGRDTFVLLWLGHGTGAAVVLDGRLRRGASGGTGEIGFLPVPGTGGLPTAAGCDGGFHSLAGSAAVCELAAEYGIEAGDPGGSDPGAPPAEALVRAAVHAGEAGAAFLDALAARIALGVAAVCAVLDPGCVVLGGETGRAGGDALAERVADHLARMSPLHTEVRAGTVGGRAVLRGAVLAAMDAAQDDLFGPAG
- a CDS encoding SDR family oxidoreductase; this encodes MTTILVTGGTGTLGRAVVERLLADGHVVRSLSRRPRTGAERPRLSSYAVDLRDGSGLAPALAGVHTVIHCASSPTGDTEAAGRLIEAARAAGVRHLAYISIVGVDRVPLGYYRAKRDVERLIADSGLGWTVLRTTQFHDLVLRMVKAGARLPVVPVPAGVRLQPVDVREVADRLAALACGEPAGRVPDMGGPEVRSAHALVRDTLRAGGRRRLLLPLWLPGRLFGALRRGENLALDHADGTVGYGDFLAERGGKTGKAAAGR
- the ribD gene encoding bifunctional diaminohydroxyphosphoribosylaminopyrimidine deaminase/5-amino-6-(5-phosphoribosylamino)uracil reductase RibD; translated protein: MRRAIQLAAHGLGHTSPNPVVGCVILDAAGHTVGEGWHERAGGPHAEVNALREAGDRARGGTAFVTLEPCNHTGRTGPCAQALIEAGIARVHYAVPDPTPTATGGSTTLAEAGIEVEGGLLADEAAAGNEAWLTAVLRRRPFVLWKYAATLDGRIAAADGTSRWISSAESRADVHRLRAQADAVIVGSGTARADDPHLGARIAGLADAEVSQPLRVVIDTAAAVVKPGARVLDGTAPTLIAVAEDADAGHLEGLAPIVRLPRTAAGTGLHIPALLDALYARDVRSVLLEGGPTLAGSFLAAHAVDKVVGYLAPVLLGAGPAALGDAGIGTIDQALRLDVTATDRLGPDLRITAVPARHALNEEN
- a CDS encoding riboflavin synthase is translated as MFTGIVEELGEVAAVEHLGDSSRFTLRGPLVTQDAKHGDSIAVNGVCLTVVDTGDGTFTADVMAETLNRSSLGALAAGSRVNLERPLALGGRLGGHLVQGHVDGTGTIVSRTPGQHWEIVKIALPAHLARYVVEKGSITVDGVSLTVVDAADDHFTISLIPTTLALTTLGIKQPGDPVNLEVDVLAKYVERLLGQGRSTGTAAAAVEESLR
- a CDS encoding nicotinamide mononucleotide transporter family protein, producing the protein MNLLDWLNGPAFTAFGQQVIWSDMVGNSIGLAALAFGWRRSIWTWPAQFLSGLILVSAYAYAHLSGGVGKQLLVIGVALWGWRQWQRGRRQAQDGSIAVRFATWRERALLVAGTAAGTVAVGSLFALVPQLSWNPWPDAYIFVGTLAAMVAQARGLVEFWFAWLLVDIVGVPLAFSSGLAFSGLVYVVYLGLVLWGMRDWWLRSRTNPQPVLEGAAA
- a CDS encoding bifunctional 3,4-dihydroxy-2-butanone-4-phosphate synthase/GTP cyclohydrolase II, which gives rise to MTALQSWYDSEDTAARDAALALDPIEQAVADIAAGRPVVVVDDESRENEGDLVVAAERATPEILAFMMSECRGLICAPMDGAELDRLALPQMVEQNTESMRTAFTVSVDASAAHGVSTGISAADRATTLRLLASGEAAPADFVRPGHIFPLRARDGGVLERNGHTEAGVDLARLAGLRPAAAIVEIAGEDGTMLRLPELVPFARKHGLSIISIEDLIAYRKSSEPTVRREATTRLPTRYGEFTAYGYRSTVDGVEHVALVAGEIGDGEDVLVRVHSECLTGDIFHSLRCDCGPQLEESLRRVQEAGRGVVIYLRGHEGRGIGLLSKLRAYELQERGRDTLDANLELGLPADARDYGAGAQVLADLGVRSLRLMTNNPEKTEALVRHGLKVTGREPMPVQAGEHNLRYLRTKRDRMGHDLPWLDAERASACGNQ